Proteins found in one Etheostoma spectabile isolate EspeVRDwgs_2016 chromosome 14, UIUC_Espe_1.0, whole genome shotgun sequence genomic segment:
- the LOC116702005 gene encoding sodium-dependent neutral amino acid transporter B(0)AT3, with protein sequence FAVGLGNVWRFPYLCQIYGGGAFLIPYLIALVFEGLPLLYLELAIGQRLRMGSIGVWNSISPLLGGVGIASMIVSFLVDIFYNTILAWVLWYLFHSFQDPLPWSQCPLNDNLTGYNVECEKSTPVNYFWYRETLNITPDIETSGSLQWWLVICLASAWCVVYICCIKGIKSVGKAVYVTATFPYLVLTIFLIRALTLPGATDGLVYLFTPNWEILKNPQVWLDASTQIFFSLSVAFGGLIAFSSYNEKRNNCERDAVLVGVINSATSLYASIPIFAILGFKATTAYNSCVEGNILALTNYFEFSDQNITVENYDHWLEYLNGTSPGEVASLDLTHCDLQTFLDQSASGTGLAFIVFTEAVIEMPGSQIWAILFFVMLFSLGLSSMFGNIEGVLTPINDLKLVPKWMPKELITALICLVAFLAALIFTLGSGNYWVEVFNSYVGSVPLLIIALFEITGVIYVHGMKNFSEDIYVMTGNRPNIFWKACWMVISPLMLLVVLIAYVVIQAQTHPSYPTWNPAYELFPQTEVKPYPDWVFAIILLLCVLPVISIPLVALYKLICCRLKKSSVRTNLNSYFNNGFEVETQEQKNQRA encoded by the exons TTTGCAGTGGGACTTGGAAACGTCTGGCGATTTCCTTATCTGTGCCAAATCTATGGAGGAG GTGCATTCCTCATCCCCTACCTGATAGCGCTGGTGTTTGAGGGCCTCCCCCTGCTCTACCTGGAGCTGGCTATAGGACAGAGGCTCCGCATGGGCAGCATCGGTGTCTGGAACTCCATCTCACCACTACTGGGTGGAGTCG GAATTGCCTCCATGATAGTGTCATTCCTGGTAGACATTTTCTACAACACCATCCTGGCCTGGGTGCTGTGGTATTTATTTCACTCGTTCCAAGACCCCCTGCCTTGGAGCCAGTGTCCACTCAATGATAACCTCACAG GCTATAATGTGGAGTGTGAGAAGAGCACTCCAGTGAACTACTTTTGGTACCGTGAGACTCTGAACATAACACCTGACATAGAGACCAGCGGCTCCCTGCAGTGGTGGCTGGTCATCTGTCTGGCCAGTGCTTGGTGTGTGGTCTACATCTGCTGCATCAAAGGCATCAAGTCCGTAGGAAAG GCTGTGTATGTGACAGCCACATTCCCTTACCTGGTGCTGACTATTTTCCTGATCCGTGCCCTCACTTTGCCTGGAGCAACTGATGGACTGGTGTACCTCTTCACTCCTAAT TGGGAGATACTGAAGAACCCTCAGGTGTGGCTGGATGCTTCCACCCAgatcttcttctctctctctgtggcctTTGGAGGTCTCATAGCTTTCTCCAGCTACAACGAAAAGAG AAACAACTGTGAGAGGGATGCTGTTCTAGTAGGAGTAATAAATAGTGCCACATCTCTCTACGCCTCCATTCCCATCTTTGCCATTCTGGGATTTAAAGCCACCACTGCTTACAACTCCTGTGTTGAGgg AAACATCTTGGCTCTTACCAATTACTTTGAGTTTTCAGACCAGAACATAACTGTAGAGAACTATGATCACTGGCTCGAGTATTTAAATGGAACATCTCCAGGTGAGGTGGCCAGTCTGGACCTGACGCACTGTGACCTGCAAACGTTCCTTGACCAG AGCGCTTCAGGTACTGGCCTGGCTTTTATTGTGTTCACCGAAGCAGTGATAGAGATGCCAGGCTCGCAGATATGGGCAATACTGTTCTTCGTCATGCTCTTCAGCTTGGGTCTCTCCTCCATGTTTGGCAACATAGAGGGAGTCCTCACGCCCATCAACGACCTCAAACTAGTGCCTAAGTGGATGCCAAAAGAACTCATAACAG CACTCATCTGCTTGGTAGCCTTCTTGGCGGCTCTCATCTTCACCCTGGGTTCAGGGAACTACTGGGTGGAGGTCTTCAACAGCTACGTGGGCTCTGTACCTCTGCTGATCATTGCATTATTTGAGATTACTGGAGTCATTTATGTCCATGGAATGAAAAA TTTCAGTGAAGACATCTATGTCATGACTGGGAACAGGCCTAACATCTTCTGGAAGGCATGCTGGATGGTGATCAGTCCTTTAATGCTCCTGGTGGTGTTGATTGCCTATGTGGTCATCCAGGCACAGACACACCCATCTTATCCCACATGGAACCCAGCCTAT GAACTATTCCCCCAAACTGAAGTGAAGCCCTATCCAGACTGGGTGTTTGCCATAATCCTCCTCCTCTGTGTACTACCTGTGATCTCCATCCCTCTGGTGGCTCTCTACAAACTGATCTGCTGTAGACTCAAGAAGTCCTCTGTTCGCACCAACCTAAATTCCTACTTCAACAACGGCTTTGAGGTTGAAACACAGGAACAGAAGAACCAGAGAGCTTAA